In bacterium, the genomic window TCTTCATCCTCGTCGGAGTCAGCACTGCGAACGATACGGAACTCGGCCAGGATGGCGTAAACGTGGGATCCAATGTCGGATTGATGAAGGCCATATTTGACGGCGAGCGCCAGCATTCCCTTGTGGAGCAAAATGTCCTCATCGTGGTCACGAAGACACCCTCCCTCGCCGCTGGCGTACCCGTTATCATAGTACTGCACGAAGCCGCCATTGCCGATTTGATAGTTGCAGGCACCCAGGAGAATGAACAGTTTCACCACTTCGCCGTAGGTTTCGCCGGCCCACTCGGCCATGTCGCGGTAACACCATTTGCCGTTCTCCGGCTTCTGCCACTCGCGATAGCCCAAGTCCGTCAGCCGCTGCCAGTGGCAATGCTCTTTGCTGCCCTTGAGGGCTTCGCGAATTTTCTCCAGGTTAAAGGCCATTTCGTTCATACGGTTTTGGGTGGGTTGGAGAAGTTGATCCAATCGTCCTCAAGCCACGGCGGCTTTGAGAAACTCCTTGGTACCCGGCAGGAGTTTGTCTTCCGGCATGCTCTCAATAACCGGGATGGGAATACGCAGCCAGGGTCCATGTTTGTGAGGTTCCGCGTTCTTCGGTGTGACGCCGTCCGGCAGGCGCAACAAATAGGCGGTGGTCCGGTAATGCCCGAAATCGGGCGTCCGGAATTCCGAAACCCCGACATGCTGCAGGTCGCCGGCCGATACGGTGAGGCCCATTTCCTCGGCGAGTTCGCGCGCGGCCGACTCGCGCGGGTCCGCGTCGGCATGTTCACGTTTGCCGCCCGGAAACCCCAGCTTGCCGAAGTTGTCGGAGATCTTGAGGCGTCGAGCTATGTATGCGTGGCCCTCGCCAATGACGATGATGGTGACTGCCTCTTTCATGGAACCGCTCGGCGACGCTCTTATTTCGGCGAAGCCGGGTTTCGGCTGCACTTGCTCAAGGCGGCCTGCCGCGGCCTGCCGCGAGGCAACGTTTCGTCACGCAAAAATCCCGCGCGTAGCAAGGCCGGGAGGCGCGGCAGGGATTAAGTTCTCCGTGACGGCCTGCGCTGCTTCTTTAGAAGTCGCAAGGGAATTGGGACAGTGGTGATCTCCTTCAGATTGAGAAAGCATCCGGCCACGCGGATTTCTCCGCGCCGGAACATGGCCCACACCAGGTGCAGTGCGAAGGCAGTCAGCGTGCGGTTGACGAACAACTCCTGGTGTGTGAGCGCTTCGGCGAGGCTGCATGAAGGGGCGTCATTCTCATAGCCTTGAAGCATCTCCGGGTAGAGGTCGGCGACGTTGGGCAAGCGTTTCCGCGACGCGCCGGCCTGCCCAAGAATAACCTGTCCGTAATCCGCGCCATTGCCCAGATCCATCCAGTAATGCAGATGGCCGCACTGGATGCGCTCATGAATTCCGGCGCGGGCCTGTTTGGAATCAACACAGGTGATCAGCAGGTCCGGCCAGGTTTGGTGCGGACGGTAGGCCAGCGGGATCGCGCTCCAATCCAGACCAAACGCGATGTTGAGCCGGTGGATGAGCGCGAGCGCTTTGTTCTGACCGAGATCGGCTTCCGTGAAGAGTTGACGGCCGAGATTGGCTTCCGAGACGGTGTCGGGATCGAACGCGGTCACCTGCAGTCCCGGGTGGCCCAATCCCTGCAAAGCCCTCTGCAACTGGCACAGTCCCATCAGCACGTGGCACCCGTTGCCGCCGCAACCGGCAAGATGCACCCGGACAACTCGCCGGTGCCATTCAGCAGGGATCTTGTGTGCAGGCGAACTCACAGTTCATCACCACTTGGATGTCGAATGTTCCGTCAGCCACTGACTCAGAGTCATTTTCATCGGCACGAGATGCTCGACCGGGAATTCGGCGCCCGGCTTTGCAGCGTGCTCCAGCCACAGCCCGGATTGACCGTTGGGATGTGAAGTGATCTGAAACGCTCCGCCCTGCGGGTGGGTGAATGCGGAGTGGAAAAAAGCGCGTTCCCACTGGGCGATAGCCTCGGGCCGGTTTTCGCGCGGGCCGTTCATGCTGCCCTGGCAGACCAGTCCCTCCGCGCTCACGTTGTAATACGGTGCTCGCATCAACTCAGTCTGAAGGGTGGGGCGCTGGTCGTTTGGCAGGGCCGCGACGTGAAGGCTTTTGCGCGTCACATGGAACAGCAGGTGTGGATGGCGCACGCGTTGGCCGCTGATCGCGTTGAGTTCGCCCTGGTTGGTTTGAAAGAAGATCGGCTCGATGCGGCTGGGACAATGCCAGAGCAGTTCGCCGGGAGTGTGCCGCAACAGGTTCCAAGGCAGCAGCCCGTGATAGGCAAGGTTCGGATTGAAACGAGTCAACAATTGGTACAACGCGGGGGCGCTGGCGGGTTTGCCGGGCAGAAGCACGTAGCGTCCAGGTCCCCTTGCAACGGTGTGGAGTGTCACCATTGCCCGGCTCAACGTGTTTGCGCCGCTGTAGAGCAGGAACGCGTGCGTGGCGGCGAGTTCGCGCGGGGACTCCTTCGGCGTGCCGATCATCACCGGGCGCGGTTCGGCGGCGCCGAGCAGCCCGTCCAGGACATCTTCCACGGCTTGGACGACCGCTAGGTAAACCTCGAATTGTCTCCAGGCCCGTCGGAAGGATTCACAGGACGCCGGATCGAACGGGAACAGGCACTGAACTGTTTCGTAATCCTGGTTGAGGACATTAAAGTGCTCGTCGACCACCTGGTTCATGACCGACCGCTCCCACGGGATGTAAACGATGGGGATGCTGTGGCACTCCAGCGAGTTGTCCGGGAATTGTTCCCGTTGGAAGGACATGAGCCGCTGGACGGCCGCGCAAAAGGGCAGTTGTCTCAGTCCTGTGGGCGGCCTGCGGTACTCGCGTTCACGTCCCAGCACCCAGGTTGGGAATTGCCGCTCGAGGTCGGCACGCCGAATCATTTCAATTTGCGACACGTCTTCGCCCTGGGCCTTGAGTTCCTTGAGGACATATTCCTCGTTCTCATCACCTTGCCAATAGTACATGGCAATCAAGTGCAGCAAGGTGTAGGGCGAACAATACTCGCCAAGCAGCCCGAGTCCGCGATGCAGCGCCCGCCAAACGTAGCGTCCCACTTTGGGGTTTTTCTTCTCCAGTCGCAGGATGGGATCCTGAAGCTCAATGCATTGAACGTCCGTGGTGTGGACCACGATCGCGCACTGGTCCGAGCTCTCGCTGAGCGGCAGCAGCTTGAGATCAGTTGCCAGGGTGAATTCCAGTGGCAGCCGGCGTTGCTGGTAGCGGGACACCCGTTTCGTCAGGCATTGCGCGGCTTCCGCCAGAATGTTCTTCTTGGGCAATGACCGGGTCCAGCCCAGTTCGGTCAGGTGAGAATAGATGAGCGCGGCTTTGTGTTCGTGCTCGCGCACGGCCAGTCGCCCGGGAACTGTCGGATACAGATGGGGCAGCGGTGCCGCTAGTAAACGGTCAGGGGACTGTCGAGGCCTTGGGCCTCGGGTCGGCCTTCCTTCACGTTCTGGATGAACTCGGACAGGGCTTGGACGCATGTTCGCTGGGTCGGCTCCCGTCGGGCCTGCTGTATCAAGGGATGCTCTTGACTGTGACACGCGCGCAAGATGCGGCGCGCGGAAAATCGTTTCCCCTTTTTCACCCTTTGGTGCCGAGTCGGGTGCAGAGAGTGTAAACTTCCTTGTCCCCCTGAAAGGAGGGGCCTTCGATGGAGGCGTTGTTCAGTTCCGGATGGACCGTTCCCAGGACCTTCAAAACTTCCTCTGGATTCAACCGGGCGTTCGGGTCCGGAATTTCCAGTCCGTTCCACTGAAAGACTCGGGTCAACGGCTTGAGCTTGGTCGGGGCGGTCATGGTGTCTGGGAAGTTGTGGGTTCGGGCTGCTTCGGAGTTTGTGCCGGTGCGGCCTCGTCGAGCAGAGAGGCCTCACCGCCGGTTCTTTCGGCTTTCGCGGCGGCCGTGTCGCCGGCTCCGCCCTTGGCCCGGGTCTGGCGGGCCTTCTTGCGGTTCCTTTCGGTTTCTTCCTTGAGCGCCGCAGTGACCTCCGCGATGGAGGCGTGCGCTTCTTCGCGGGCCGCCTGGTAATTGGCCAATTCGTCACCCAGCGTTTCTTCGAGTTTCTCCGGCGTATTCACGATCGTGACGCCGCGCAAGAGGGCCGAGTCCTTCAAATCCCCGCTCGCCTTTGGGTCTCTGACCACCGCAGTCACCCGAAGCAGGGCGTCGTTTTCCCGGGTGATGATCAGGTTGAGAGAACTGTCTCCCTTCAACAATGCTTTCGCGATTTTGGTGAACATAGATTCTTGAAATGCGTCGAGCTTTCTGTTTGGCCGCGTTCTTTGGTTCTTGCTTATCCATCAGCCCGGACGGCTGGCCTCCTTCACCAGTGCGTGCAGGATCCCGCGCACGATGCTTTCACCGGCCAGTTTGATCGTGCGTTTGAAGGTTCCGTTGAGGTAGCCAATATACACCCTCGACGGCTGGAGCAAAACGTGCATTTCCTCGCCCCGCATTGCTGCGCTGATGAGCTGTTGGCAGGTCTCCACACGCTGCGCCGGAGTCAAAGGCCGGATCGAACGTTGGAGAATCTCCTCCAGTTCCTGCAAATTCTCGACCGGAGGCGGTGCGCTGCGCGGCGGGAGGTTTGTGAATTCAATCTGTTCGATGGTGGACAACATTGATCGCATTGCCTTGCCGACGAAGTTTTCTGGGCGAAGCCTTGAGCAGGCGAGGCAGTCCACTATATCGCCATCCGCTCCATGAAACTCACGGCGGCCGCACTCCGGCCCGCGGCTCCGTGACGGACGACGCTATACTGTGGTATGAAGTTCGATGGCGATCCAATCGCACGCAGGCGCGCGCTCGAGGCCGCGCAACGTTATCGCGGCCTGACCTTCACTGATCGCGGAGAAATTCTGCTCGACGTGGGCAACGTCAGGAACGGGCGGGTGACCCTGTCACAACGTGGTCAACGGGTAAACCTGCTGCCCGAGACGATCTTCAGCATCCATCAAGCATGGCAGGATGGCGACGTTCCCCTGGAGGGGGAGGCGCCTTGGGAGGGTTCGACTTTTTCTGCTTACGATTCCGAAGTGGACGAAGTGCGCTGCGTATGCGTCGGCAAGGAGCAGATTCGCATCACAGACAAACGCGGTCATACCGAAGTTTGCGTTTCTGGGGAGCAGCTCAAGGACGTCGTGGATTGCATCGTGGAGCCTTGGTTGGCGAAATCTCCGACGACGCACGGCCGGAGCGCCGAAGTTTCCTCGCCGCGAGCAAGCCAAGACAAGTCGGTTCCGGTGGTGGGCTTATCCTGAGAAAACCACGCCGGCTTGCCCGTTCTTGTCCAGCCACTGTCGCAACCCCTGCGTGCTGGCGATAGTCCGGCCCTGCTCATCCTTCAAGATGAATCCACAGCGCTCGCATTGGTAACGATTGATTTCGCCGCCGTCCGTCGAGGTGTTCTGGTAGTCGGGCTCGGTGATGTCATCGTCACAGTTGACCCGTTCGAACGCGGTGCTCTGGGTTACGTTGATCAGGATTTCTTCGAACGCCGCGCAGCCACATTGGGGGCATTTGAACGTGAATTGAATTTCTTCAGCCATGCGTTTTGTTTGGCGACCTGTTTGTCGTCAGGCCATTCGTTTTGCGACCGTGGTTAAGCCATTTCTGGTTCGAGCTTCGGTGGACCCATCTTATCGAATCGGATCGTCTGAATTGTGGGGTTGGCTGATTGAAGTGTTCGAAGAGACGAAACCTCGACCTCGATGATGAGAGCGGCGAACTGGTCCTGGGCTTGCTTGAGTCTCGCAAACATCGCCGGACTGACACCGCTGGTGATTTTGACCGTTTCCCCGGTCTTGGTATCGTAACCGTGAACCTCGTAGAGCGGAACCTTGCCGCTGTGGCCTTCATGGAGTTCGGCCACGCGGATGTCCACCGTGTGAAACGGTTTCACCTTCCATTTATTGCTTCTTCCTCCCTTGTGGAGGCTCTCCGGGTCAATCAGTACCAACCCCTCGTACGGCAGCCCGCCAACCAATACGCGCTTGTGCGCCTTTCCCCGCTCCCAACCATCACGGAACAATTGGATGGCCTCTTCTCTCGTGACCTCCTGGCAAGGGGTGATGGAGATGCGGGCCTTCTCGCCCCTATGCCAAAGGAAAGGCCTGACTAATTGCAGTCCATCCTCCACACCAGCGAGAGCGCGTAACAAGGCGTAGCGTTCGCGAGCGGTTGACCGAGGCCGTTCAATCTCATCCATTGGGAGGACATCATGCACGACAAGGCGGATCGAGAATGGCATTTCCCGCCCTGAGTAGAGGTTTCCGTTCAGGGCAACTTTGTCGGCTTCAGACCACGGGTCCGGTTCCAGTTCCGCCTCGAAAAGAAAATGCTCGGTCAACCGCTCAAAGTGTCGAAGGATGAAATTCTGCACCACAGGAGCCAATCGGAGCTCGTTGCCATCCTTTGTGCACAACACTGCGCGCCCGACGGCCCGATCATGCGTAATGTAGATGAACGACCCGTCGAATTTGGGCTCGGCCATGACCCTCTCAACTTTCAGTTCAAGGATGTTCTCCGGCCGTCGGATGCTTTCGTTGAGCTCTTGTGCGCCGGGTCTGATGGCGTTGAGATTTTTCATTTTTCCTGCGGTGTGGCTTTTTGGCCGTAGGCATTTATTCAAGACCGCGCCTCCTCAAGTCTAGGGCTTCCTCTACCCTGTCCCCTGCGTAAGTATGACGTGCCGCTCTAACGGAGAACCCGTCTGCGTCAGCAAACGGCACCGTGCGTTGAGTGAGCATT contains:
- a CDS encoding NUDIX domain-containing protein gives rise to the protein MKEAVTIIVIGEGHAYIARRLKISDNFGKLGFPGGKREHADADPRESAARELAEEMGLTVSAGDLQHVGVSEFRTPDFGHYRTTAYLLRLPDGVTPKNAEPHKHGPWLRIPIPVIESMPEDKLLPGTKEFLKAAVA
- a CDS encoding PRTRC system ThiF family protein, whose protein sequence is MHLAGCGGNGCHVLMGLCQLQRALQGLGHPGLQVTAFDPDTVSEANLGRQLFTEADLGQNKALALIHRLNIAFGLDWSAIPLAYRPHQTWPDLLITCVDSKQARAGIHERIQCGHLHYWMDLGNGADYGQVILGQAGASRKRLPNVADLYPEMLQGYENDAPSCSLAEALTHQELFVNRTLTAFALHLVWAMFRRGEIRVAGCFLNLKEITTVPIPLRLLKKQRRPSRRT
- a CDS encoding PRTRC system protein B codes for the protein MREHEHKAALIYSHLTELGWTRSLPKKNILAEAAQCLTKRVSRYQQRRLPLEFTLATDLKLLPLSESSDQCAIVVHTTDVQCIELQDPILRLEKKNPKVGRYVWRALHRGLGLLGEYCSPYTLLHLIAMYYWQGDENEEYVLKELKAQGEDVSQIEMIRRADLERQFPTWVLGREREYRRPPTGLRQLPFCAAVQRLMSFQREQFPDNSLECHSIPIVYIPWERSVMNQVVDEHFNVLNQDYETVQCLFPFDPASCESFRRAWRQFEVYLAVVQAVEDVLDGLLGAAEPRPVMIGTPKESPRELAATHAFLLYSGANTLSRAMVTLHTVARGPGRYVLLPGKPASAPALYQLLTRFNPNLAYHGLLPWNLLRHTPGELLWHCPSRIEPIFFQTNQGELNAISGQRVRHPHLLFHVTRKSLHVAALPNDQRPTLQTELMRAPYYNVSAEGLVCQGSMNGPRENRPEAIAQWERAFFHSAFTHPQGGAFQITSHPNGQSGLWLEHAAKPGAEFPVEHLVPMKMTLSQWLTEHSTSKW
- a CDS encoding PRTRC system protein C, whose protein sequence is MTAPTKLKPLTRVFQWNGLEIPDPNARLNPEEVLKVLGTVHPELNNASIEGPSFQGDKEVYTLCTRLGTKG
- a CDS encoding PRTRC system protein E translates to MFTKIAKALLKGDSSLNLIITRENDALLRVTAVVRDPKASGDLKDSALLRGVTIVNTPEKLEETLGDELANYQAAREEAHASIAEVTAALKEETERNRKKARQTRAKGGAGDTAAAKAERTGGEASLLDEAAPAQTPKQPEPTTSQTP